One Streptomyces mobaraensis NBRC 13819 = DSM 40847 DNA segment encodes these proteins:
- a CDS encoding ROK family protein — MGRLTGGDPSLLRRINSAVVLHALRAAAPSSPPTLTDLVKATGLSRPTVEGVVEGLIDTGLVAEASAEEGVARRQGRPARRFRFRAEAGHLLGVEIGPHRVAALLSDLSGRVTGSAAAEVTETASADERLERLRATVADLLRRADVPRGALRAVGVASPGIVEADGTVRLGTALPEWTGLPLGERLRRSFRCPVLVENDANAAAVAEHWKGAARGVDDVVFVLAGLSPGAGSLIGGRLHRGFGGAAGEIGALHLLGREATPEEVLSPTDEPLHPLDEAQVVRVFALAREGDERARAAVDRYLRRLVHDVAALVLALDPELVVVGGWAAGIGGVLDPLRTELARYCLRPPRVALSLLGDSAVATGALRLALDHVEGELFAVERPVTAR; from the coding sequence TTGGGGCGGCTCACCGGTGGGGACCCGTCCCTGCTGCGGCGGATCAATTCGGCCGTGGTCCTGCACGCGCTCCGGGCCGCCGCGCCGTCCTCGCCCCCCACCCTCACCGACCTGGTCAAGGCCACCGGCCTCTCCAGGCCGACCGTGGAGGGCGTGGTCGAGGGGCTGATCGACACCGGCCTCGTCGCGGAGGCGTCCGCCGAGGAGGGCGTGGCGCGCCGCCAGGGGCGGCCCGCGCGGAGGTTCCGCTTCCGGGCGGAGGCCGGGCACCTGCTCGGCGTCGAGATCGGGCCGCACCGGGTGGCGGCCCTGCTGTCCGACCTGAGCGGCCGGGTGACCGGCTCGGCGGCGGCCGAGGTGACCGAGACCGCGTCGGCGGACGAACGGCTGGAACGGCTCCGGGCGACCGTCGCCGACCTGCTGCGCCGCGCGGACGTACCGCGCGGCGCGCTCCGGGCGGTGGGCGTGGCCAGCCCGGGCATCGTGGAGGCCGACGGAACGGTCCGGCTGGGCACGGCACTGCCGGAATGGACGGGCCTGCCCCTGGGGGAGCGGCTGCGCCGGTCGTTCCGCTGCCCGGTGCTCGTCGAGAACGACGCCAACGCCGCGGCGGTCGCCGAGCACTGGAAGGGCGCGGCACGCGGCGTCGACGACGTCGTCTTCGTCCTGGCGGGCCTGAGTCCCGGCGCCGGCTCACTGATCGGCGGCCGGCTGCACCGCGGCTTCGGCGGCGCGGCCGGTGAGATCGGCGCACTGCACCTGCTCGGCCGCGAGGCGACCCCGGAAGAGGTCCTGTCCCCGACGGACGAGCCGCTCCACCCGCTGGACGAGGCCCAGGTGGTGCGGGTGTTCGCCCTGGCCAGAGAGGGCGACGAACGCGCACGGGCCGCCGTCGACCGCTATCTGCGCCGCCTGGTCCACGACGTGGCCGCGCTCGTCCTGGCTCTCGACCCGGAACTGGTCGTGGTAGGCGGCTGGGCCGCCGGCATCGGCGGCGTCCTGGACCCCCTCCGTACCGAACTGGCCCGCTACTGCCTCCGACCGCCCCGCGTCGCCCTCTCGCTCCTGGGGGACTCGGCGGTGGCGACGGGTGCGTTGCGCTTGGCGCTGGATCATGTGGAGGGCGAGCTGTTCGCGGTGGAGCGGCCGGTTACCGCGCGGTGA
- a CDS encoding hemolysin family protein, which produces MTEVLLLVLTLVLTLACALFVAAEFSLTTVERGELERAAESGDRRAQGALRAVRGLTFQLSGAQLGITVTGLVIGMLSKPSLATLLTGPVQALGLSRSVASSVALALGTVLSTVVLMVVGELIPKNWAISRPLPVARTVAGPQRAFSALFRPLIRHLNNSANRVLHRMGVEPAEELATARGPRELAALARHSAREGALEPDTAELFVRTLNLADLTAENVMTPRVQVTALDERATVEDVANATRATGLSRFPVYRGSLDSVVGIAHIKDVLAVPADQRPQRPVTTLLREPLLVPASLTVDRLLDRLSAKRSMAVVIDEYGGTAGVATLEDIVEEVVGEVRDEHDPVERPDLAPAGTGPEGRQRYDADGATRTDQLDAIGLRVPEGPYETLAGLIATDLGRIPAAGDTLEVAGWRIEVTDASGRRAARVRLTAPDRGPDGDGDGDAADGLGEAGR; this is translated from the coding sequence ATGACCGAAGTGCTCCTGCTGGTGCTCACCCTGGTGCTGACGCTCGCGTGCGCCCTCTTCGTCGCCGCCGAGTTCTCGCTCACCACGGTGGAGCGCGGCGAACTGGAGCGGGCCGCCGAGTCCGGCGACCGCCGGGCGCAGGGCGCGCTGCGGGCCGTCCGCGGCCTCACCTTCCAGCTCTCCGGCGCGCAGCTCGGCATCACCGTCACCGGCCTGGTCATCGGCATGCTCTCCAAGCCGTCCCTGGCCACCCTGCTGACCGGCCCGGTGCAGGCACTCGGGCTGTCCCGGTCGGTGGCGTCGTCGGTGGCGCTGGCGCTGGGGACCGTGCTGTCGACCGTGGTGCTGATGGTCGTCGGCGAGCTGATCCCCAAGAACTGGGCGATCTCCCGCCCGCTGCCGGTGGCCAGGACCGTGGCCGGCCCGCAGCGTGCCTTCTCCGCCCTCTTCCGGCCGCTGATCCGGCACCTCAACAACTCCGCCAACCGCGTCCTGCACCGGATGGGCGTGGAGCCCGCCGAGGAACTGGCCACCGCCCGCGGCCCCCGCGAACTGGCCGCCCTCGCCCGGCACTCGGCCCGCGAGGGCGCGCTGGAGCCGGACACCGCCGAGCTGTTCGTCCGCACCCTCAACCTCGCCGACCTGACGGCGGAGAACGTGATGACACCCCGGGTGCAGGTCACCGCGCTGGACGAGCGGGCCACCGTCGAGGACGTGGCCAACGCCACCCGCGCGACCGGCCTGTCCCGCTTCCCCGTCTACCGGGGCAGCCTCGACTCCGTCGTCGGCATCGCCCACATCAAGGACGTCCTCGCCGTCCCCGCCGACCAGCGCCCCCAGCGCCCGGTGACCACGCTGCTCCGCGAGCCGCTGCTCGTCCCCGCGTCCCTCACCGTCGACCGGCTGCTCGACCGGCTCTCCGCCAAGCGCAGCATGGCCGTCGTCATCGACGAGTACGGCGGCACGGCCGGCGTCGCGACGCTGGAGGACATCGTCGAGGAGGTCGTGGGCGAGGTCCGCGACGAGCACGACCCCGTCGAACGCCCCGACCTGGCACCGGCCGGCACCGGCCCCGAGGGCCGGCAGCGCTACGACGCCGACGGCGCCACCCGCACCGACCAGCTCGACGCCATCGGCCTGCGGGTGCCCGAGGGCCCGTACGAGACGCTGGCCGGCCTGATCGCCACCGACCTCGGCCGGATCCCGGCCGCCGGGGACACCCTGGAGGTGGCCGGCTGGCGGATCGAGGTGACGGACGCCTCGGGGCGGCGCGCCGCCCGCGTACGCCTCACGGCCCCGGACCGCGGCCCCGACGGTGACGGCGACGGGGACGCGGCGGACGGCCTCGGGGAGGCCGGCCGATGA
- the mug gene encoding G/U mismatch-specific DNA glycosylase yields MARPTPEELEAARDLLVPDVLADGLDVLFCGINPGLMSAATGHHFARPGNRFWPVLYASGFTPRRLHPSEQHLLPQYGLGITNVVARATARADELTDEEFREGGRLLVEKVERLRPRWLAVAGVTAYRTAFGDKKARIGPQERTIGTTRIWALPNPSGLNAHWSLATMAEEFGRLREAASDGSR; encoded by the coding sequence ATGGCCCGACCGACTCCTGAGGAACTCGAAGCCGCCCGCGACCTGCTCGTCCCCGACGTGCTCGCGGACGGCCTCGACGTGCTGTTCTGCGGCATCAACCCCGGGCTGATGTCCGCCGCCACCGGCCACCACTTCGCCCGCCCCGGCAACCGGTTCTGGCCGGTGCTGTACGCCTCCGGCTTCACCCCGCGCCGCCTCCACCCGTCCGAGCAGCACCTGCTGCCGCAGTACGGGCTGGGCATCACCAACGTGGTGGCGCGGGCCACGGCCCGGGCGGACGAGCTCACCGACGAGGAGTTCCGCGAGGGCGGCCGGCTGCTCGTCGAGAAGGTCGAGCGGCTGCGGCCGCGCTGGCTGGCGGTCGCCGGAGTGACGGCCTACCGGACGGCGTTCGGCGACAAGAAGGCCCGGATAGGCCCGCAGGAGCGCACCATAGGCACCACCCGTATCTGGGCGCTGCCGAACCCCAGCGGCCTCAACGCCCACTGGTCGCTCGCGACGATGGCGGAGGAGTTCGGACGGCTGCGGGAGGCGGCCTCCGACGGGAGCCGCTGA
- a CDS encoding SGNH/GDSL hydrolase family protein, which translates to MPMNATHPENPEHTAPDRPAEAPVFTSFVAVGDSFTEGMSDLLPDGSYRGWADLLAARLAARTPGFRYANLAVRGKLIGQIADEQAAPAAALGADLVTLVGGLNDVLRPKCDVGLVCDRLAETAERLAPSCRQLVLMRSPGRRGPVLERFRPRMERLFGFVDELAERHGALVVDLFGAEVLGDSRLWAEDRLHLNAEGHRRVAEAVWQALGLPAESDWRRPLPPAVRPGWATRRSSDLRFAREHLGPWIGRRLTGRSSGDGRAGAHFSTALGEAYFVTPAADPPGCVTGWQRWAAAPAADGTSDSGRSS; encoded by the coding sequence ATGCCGATGAACGCCACGCACCCCGAGAACCCCGAGCACACCGCGCCGGACCGGCCCGCCGAAGCGCCCGTGTTCACCAGCTTCGTCGCGGTCGGCGACTCCTTCACGGAAGGCATGTCCGACCTGCTGCCGGACGGCTCCTACCGCGGCTGGGCCGATCTGCTCGCCGCCCGCCTCGCCGCCCGGACCCCCGGCTTCCGGTACGCCAACCTGGCGGTGCGCGGCAAGCTCATCGGGCAGATCGCCGACGAGCAGGCGGCGCCCGCCGCCGCGCTGGGCGCCGACCTGGTGACGCTGGTCGGCGGGCTCAACGACGTGCTGCGGCCCAAGTGCGACGTCGGCCTGGTCTGCGACCGGCTGGCCGAGACCGCGGAGCGGCTGGCGCCGAGCTGCCGGCAGCTGGTGCTGATGCGCAGCCCGGGCCGGCGCGGCCCGGTCCTGGAGCGCTTCCGCCCCCGGATGGAGCGGCTGTTCGGCTTCGTCGACGAGCTCGCCGAGCGGCACGGCGCCCTGGTCGTCGACCTGTTCGGCGCCGAGGTGCTGGGCGACTCCCGGCTGTGGGCCGAGGACCGGCTGCACCTGAACGCCGAGGGGCACCGGCGGGTCGCCGAGGCGGTCTGGCAGGCGCTCGGCCTGCCCGCGGAGTCCGACTGGCGGCGCCCGCTGCCGCCCGCCGTCCGCCCGGGCTGGGCCACCCGGCGGAGTTCCGACCTCCGCTTCGCCCGTGAGCACCTCGGCCCATGGATAGGCCGCCGGCTCACCGGGCGGTCCTCGGGCGACGGCCGGGCGGGCGCGCACTTCAGCACCGCGCTCGGGGAGGCGTACTTCGTGACGCCGGCGGCCGACCCGCCGGGCTGCGTCACCGGCTGGCAGCGCTGGGCGGCGGCCCCGGCGGCGGACGGAACCTCCGATTCCGGCCGCTCCTCGTAG
- a CDS encoding FAD-dependent monooxygenase — translation MGSSAVIVGGGIGGLAAALGLRRIGWEVTVVERAPVLGDAGAGISLGANGVRALDELGVGEALRAASRFQYTGGTRTPDGRWLARMDGAALERKLGTPIVGIPRSTLHGILRAALPPGALVTGAEVTEVDRIDHTDPSGARVRWGDEVRTADVVVAADGVGSRLRRALFPTHPGPAYSGSTVLRAVTERPVDLRTDFELTWGRGAEFGHIAFADGRAEWHAVLNAPLGLRPADPLAALRRRFGDWHAPIPELLAATRPEDVLHHDIHELATPLPSFVAGRVAVLGDAAHAMTPFLGQGACQALEDAVTLAAALAAEPSVASGLARYDAERRPRSQAVARAARQAGRMGPQLDRPLAIALRNTAFRLAPSGTAVRAVLRHATWTPPRLK, via the coding sequence ATGGGCAGCAGCGCGGTGATCGTCGGCGGTGGCATCGGGGGGCTGGCGGCCGCCCTGGGGCTGCGCCGGATCGGCTGGGAGGTGACGGTCGTCGAACGCGCCCCCGTCCTGGGCGACGCGGGCGCGGGCATCTCCCTGGGGGCCAACGGCGTCCGCGCCCTCGACGAACTCGGCGTCGGCGAGGCGCTCCGCGCCGCCTCCCGCTTCCAGTACACGGGCGGGACGCGCACCCCCGACGGCCGCTGGCTGGCCCGGATGGACGGCGCGGCCCTGGAGCGGAAGCTGGGCACGCCGATCGTCGGCATCCCCCGGTCCACGCTGCACGGCATCCTGCGCGCCGCGCTCCCGCCGGGGGCGCTGGTGACCGGGGCGGAGGTGACGGAGGTGGACCGCATCGACCACACGGACCCGTCCGGCGCCCGGGTCCGCTGGGGCGACGAGGTGCGGACGGCGGACGTGGTCGTGGCCGCCGACGGCGTCGGCAGCCGGCTGCGCCGCGCGCTGTTCCCCACGCATCCCGGCCCCGCGTACAGCGGCTCGACGGTGCTGCGGGCCGTCACCGAGCGCCCGGTGGACCTCCGGACCGACTTCGAACTGACCTGGGGACGGGGCGCGGAGTTCGGGCACATCGCGTTCGCCGACGGCCGGGCCGAGTGGCACGCGGTCCTCAACGCGCCGCTCGGACTCCGCCCCGCCGACCCGTTGGCCGCGCTCCGCCGCCGCTTCGGCGACTGGCATGCCCCGATCCCGGAGCTGCTGGCCGCCACCCGCCCGGAGGACGTCCTGCACCACGACATCCACGAGCTGGCGACTCCGCTGCCCTCCTTCGTCGCCGGCCGGGTGGCCGTCCTCGGCGACGCGGCCCACGCGATGACCCCGTTCCTGGGCCAGGGCGCCTGCCAGGCGCTGGAGGACGCGGTCACCCTGGCCGCCGCCCTGGCCGCCGAGCCGTCGGTCGCGTCCGGGCTGGCCCGCTACGACGCCGAGCGTCGACCCAGGAGCCAGGCCGTCGCCCGCGCCGCCCGGCAGGCCGGGCGCATGGGCCCGCAGCTGGACCGGCCGCTCGCCATCGCCCTCCGGAACACGGCGTTCCGGCTGGCCCCGTCCGGCACCGCGGTCCGCGCGGTCCTGCGGCACGCCACGTGGACGCCGCCCCGCCTGAAGTGA
- a CDS encoding hemolysin family protein — MTAVQLLIGLATLVANAFFVGAEFALISVRRSQVEPYADQGDRRARRVLWGLEHISALMAAAQLGITLCTLVLGVVAEPAIATLLEPVLHAAGLSPGGIHAVSFAIALAVSTYLHMLFGEMVPKNIALAEPVRTALFLGPPLVALSRTLRPVVFAINQLANGALKLLRVEPKDEVAAVFSDDQLARMVADARAAGLLDERSTARLRDALELGKRPVADVVLPVERVVAARFGVTPEQLEALSARSGYSRFPVIDDQGRILGYLHVKDALDATPRDVPFPLRRIRTIAQVRADTPLDDVITAMSGTGAHLAAVLGTDDRLAGMVTLEDVLRQLVGRKV, encoded by the coding sequence ATGACCGCCGTGCAACTGCTGATCGGACTGGCGACGCTGGTCGCCAACGCCTTCTTCGTCGGCGCCGAGTTCGCCCTGATCTCCGTGCGCCGCAGCCAGGTCGAACCGTACGCCGACCAGGGCGACCGGCGGGCGCGCCGGGTGCTGTGGGGCCTGGAGCACATCTCGGCCCTGATGGCGGCGGCGCAGCTCGGCATCACGCTCTGCACCCTGGTGCTCGGCGTGGTCGCCGAACCGGCCATCGCCACCCTGCTGGAGCCGGTGCTGCACGCGGCGGGGCTGTCGCCCGGCGGCATCCACGCGGTGTCGTTCGCCATCGCCCTGGCCGTCTCGACCTACCTCCACATGCTCTTCGGCGAGATGGTGCCCAAGAACATCGCGCTCGCCGAGCCGGTGCGCACCGCCCTGTTCCTCGGCCCGCCCCTGGTGGCCCTGTCGCGCACGCTGCGCCCGGTGGTGTTCGCCATCAACCAGCTCGCCAACGGTGCCCTGAAGCTGCTGCGGGTGGAGCCCAAGGACGAGGTGGCGGCGGTCTTCTCGGACGACCAGCTGGCCCGCATGGTGGCGGACGCCCGCGCCGCGGGGCTGCTGGACGAGCGGTCGACGGCACGGCTGCGGGACGCCCTGGAGCTGGGCAAACGCCCGGTGGCCGATGTCGTGCTGCCGGTCGAGCGGGTGGTCGCGGCCCGCTTCGGGGTCACCCCCGAGCAGTTGGAGGCGCTGTCCGCCCGGTCCGGCTACTCCCGCTTCCCGGTGATCGACGACCAGGGCCGGATCCTGGGCTACCTGCACGTCAAGGACGCCCTGGACGCGACGCCGCGCGACGTCCCGTTCCCGCTGCGCCGGATACGCACCATCGCGCAGGTACGGGCCGACACCCCGCTGGACGACGTCATCACCGCGATGAGCGGCACCGGCGCCCACCTCGCGGCGGTGCTCGGCACCGACGACCGGCTGGCCGGGATGGTCACGCTGGAGGACGTACTCCGGCAGCTGGTGGGACGGAAGGTGTGA
- a CDS encoding alpha/beta fold hydrolase: MGDTLQTATFSLDTPSGPHPAEVVYRRAGEGDPLVLLHGIGHHLQAWDPVFDILAAEHDVVAVDLPGFGRSPALPDAVPYDLPSTAAVLRAFFEALGLDRPHVAGNSLGGLIALQLGHEKLVRTVTALSPAGFWTESERRYAFTVLRGLRNGARRLPPERLARLAATSAGRAALVSLVYARPGRRPVDAVVAEAIALRDAVGFEATLAAGRSVLFAHELPDLPVTIAWGTRDRVLVRRQGVRAAQVIPGARLVRLPGCGHVPMNDDPALVARVVLDTAR, translated from the coding sequence ATGGGTGACACCTTGCAGACCGCGACGTTCTCCCTCGACACCCCTTCCGGGCCGCACCCGGCCGAGGTGGTCTACCGGCGGGCCGGCGAAGGCGACCCGCTCGTCCTGCTGCACGGCATCGGCCACCATCTCCAGGCGTGGGACCCGGTGTTCGACATACTCGCCGCGGAACACGACGTCGTCGCCGTGGACCTGCCCGGCTTCGGCCGCTCCCCCGCCCTGCCCGACGCGGTGCCGTACGACCTGCCGAGCACGGCCGCCGTCCTCCGCGCCTTCTTCGAGGCGCTCGGCCTGGACCGGCCGCACGTGGCCGGCAACTCGCTGGGCGGTCTGATCGCCCTGCAACTGGGCCACGAGAAGCTCGTACGGACGGTCACCGCCCTCTCCCCCGCCGGGTTCTGGACGGAGTCCGAGCGCCGCTACGCCTTCACCGTCCTCCGCGGGCTGCGCAACGGCGCCCGCCGGCTGCCGCCCGAGCGGCTGGCCCGGCTGGCCGCCACGTCCGCCGGCCGGGCCGCGCTGGTCAGCCTCGTCTACGCCCGTCCCGGCCGGCGCCCGGTCGACGCGGTGGTCGCGGAGGCGATCGCGCTGCGGGACGCCGTGGGCTTCGAGGCCACCCTCGCCGCCGGGCGCTCGGTGCTGTTCGCGCACGAACTCCCGGACCTGCCGGTCACCATCGCCTGGGGCACCCGCGACCGGGTGCTGGTGCGCCGGCAGGGGGTCCGCGCCGCGCAGGTGATCCCCGGCGCGCGGCTGGTCCGGCTGCCGGGCTGCGGGCACGTTCCGATGAACGACGATCCGGCCCTCGTCGCCCGGGTGGTACTGGACACCGCGCGCTGA
- the purB gene encoding adenylosuccinate lyase, which produces MTAPASSASSKPRIPNVLAGRYASAELAVLWSPEYKVTLERRLWLAVLRAQKDLGIEVPDAALADYERVLEQVDLASIAEREKVTRHDVKARIEEFNALAGHEHVHKGMTSRDLTENVEQLQIRLSLELVRDRTVAVLARLAKLAADHAELVMAGRSHNVAAQATTLGKRFATAADELLVAYGRVEDLLARYPLRGIKGPVGTAQDMLDLLGGDAGKLAELERRIAAHLGFGTAFTSVGQVYPRSLDYDVVTALVQLAAAPSSLAKTIRLMAGHELVTEGFKPGQVGSSAMPHKMNTRSCERVNGLMVILRGYASMTGELAGDQWNEGDVSCSVVRRVALPDAFFALDGLLETFLTVLDEFGAFPAVVARELDRYLPFLATTKVLMGAVRAGVGREVAHEAIKEHAVASALAMREQGAERNELLDKLAADERIPLDRAALDALMADKLSFSGAAADQVASVAARVEEIVKARPEAAAYAPGAIL; this is translated from the coding sequence GTGACTGCTCCCGCATCTTCCGCATCCTCCAAGCCCCGCATCCCCAACGTGCTGGCCGGCCGCTACGCCTCCGCCGAGCTCGCCGTCCTGTGGTCCCCCGAGTACAAGGTGACCCTGGAGCGCCGGCTGTGGCTCGCCGTGCTCCGCGCCCAGAAGGACCTGGGGATCGAGGTGCCCGACGCCGCGCTCGCCGACTACGAGCGGGTGCTGGAGCAGGTCGACCTCGCGTCGATCGCCGAGCGCGAGAAAGTCACCCGGCACGACGTCAAGGCCCGCATCGAGGAGTTCAACGCCCTCGCCGGCCACGAGCACGTCCACAAGGGCATGACCTCGCGCGACCTCACCGAGAACGTCGAGCAGCTGCAGATCCGGCTCTCGCTGGAGCTGGTCCGCGACCGCACGGTCGCCGTCCTGGCCCGGCTGGCCAAGCTGGCCGCCGACCACGCCGAGCTGGTCATGGCCGGCCGCTCGCACAACGTCGCCGCCCAGGCCACCACCCTCGGCAAGCGCTTCGCGACCGCGGCCGACGAGCTGCTCGTCGCGTACGGCCGGGTCGAGGACCTGCTGGCCCGCTACCCGCTGCGCGGGATCAAGGGCCCGGTCGGCACCGCCCAGGACATGCTGGACCTGCTCGGCGGCGACGCCGGCAAGCTCGCCGAGCTGGAGCGCCGGATCGCCGCGCACCTCGGCTTCGGCACCGCCTTCACCTCCGTCGGCCAGGTCTACCCGCGGTCGCTGGACTACGACGTGGTCACCGCGCTGGTGCAGCTCGCCGCCGCGCCGTCCTCGCTCGCCAAGACCATCCGGCTGATGGCCGGGCACGAGCTGGTCACCGAGGGCTTCAAGCCCGGCCAGGTCGGCTCGTCCGCCATGCCGCACAAGATGAACACCCGCTCCTGCGAGCGCGTCAACGGCCTGATGGTCATCCTGCGCGGCTACGCCTCGATGACCGGCGAGCTGGCGGGCGACCAGTGGAACGAGGGCGACGTCTCCTGCTCGGTCGTGCGCCGCGTCGCGCTGCCGGACGCGTTCTTCGCGCTCGACGGCCTGCTGGAGACCTTCCTCACCGTCCTCGACGAGTTCGGCGCGTTCCCGGCCGTCGTCGCCCGCGAACTCGACCGCTACCTGCCGTTCCTGGCCACCACCAAGGTGCTGATGGGCGCGGTCCGGGCCGGCGTCGGGCGCGAGGTCGCGCACGAGGCCATCAAGGAGCACGCCGTCGCCTCCGCCCTGGCCATGCGCGAGCAGGGCGCCGAGCGCAACGAGTTGCTGGACAAGCTGGCGGCCGACGAGCGGATCCCGCTGGACCGGGCCGCGCTGGACGCGCTGATGGCGGACAAGCTGTCCTTCTCCGGCGCCGCCGCCGACCAGGTCGCCTCCGTGGCCGCCCGCGTCGAGGAGATCGTCAAGGCCCGCCCGGAGGCCGCGGCGTACGCGCCGGGTGCCATCCTGTGA
- a CDS encoding GntR family transcriptional regulator: protein MGTTQLETAPEPKYWHLKTVLSDALDSEFAVGEILPNERELAARFGVARATLRQALEQLELEGRLQRRRGVGTTVAPPRVGVAVADAEHAWPGTTEDDWQPVDSAEAAPPAAVALLLGTGRDETTHTVRRTRSSHGRPVATELLYVPASALAGLDIPETAPGPARARAVLRALHRLPLEGQDRAVELGSARADDAKQLDRLPGAPVLLVTTRYFAEGRTAAVAVATYRADTCRLTFGDGDPVGLLAS, encoded by the coding sequence GTGGGGACGACGCAGCTGGAGACGGCGCCCGAGCCGAAGTACTGGCACCTGAAAACGGTGTTGAGCGATGCGCTCGACTCGGAGTTCGCGGTGGGGGAGATCCTGCCCAACGAGCGTGAACTCGCCGCCCGTTTCGGGGTAGCGCGCGCCACGCTCCGCCAGGCACTCGAACAACTGGAGCTGGAGGGCCGCCTCCAGCGCCGCCGCGGCGTCGGCACCACGGTCGCCCCGCCGCGCGTGGGCGTCGCCGTCGCCGACGCCGAACACGCCTGGCCCGGCACCACCGAGGACGACTGGCAGCCGGTCGACAGCGCCGAGGCCGCCCCGCCCGCCGCCGTCGCGCTGCTCCTGGGCACCGGACGCGACGAGACCACCCACACCGTCCGCCGCACCCGCAGCAGCCACGGCCGGCCCGTCGCCACCGAACTCCTCTACGTGCCGGCGTCCGCCCTCGCCGGCCTCGACATTCCCGAGACCGCCCCCGGGCCGGCCCGCGCCCGCGCCGTCCTCCGCGCCCTCCACCGGCTCCCGCTGGAAGGCCAGGACCGTGCCGTGGAGCTCGGCTCCGCCCGCGCTGACGACGCCAAACAGCTCGACCGACTGCCCGGCGCGCCCGTCCTCCTGGTCACCACCCGCTACTTCGCGGAGGGCCGCACGGCGGCCGTGGCCGTCGCCACGTACCGGGCCGACACCTGCCGCCTCACGTTCGGGGACGGGGATCCGGTAGGACTGCTCGCGAGTTGA
- a CDS encoding EF-hand domain-containing protein: protein MSDVLREKYEHRFRQLDVDGDGFVSQDDVRGRARQLADALGVPPHDPLTRAAEDAADVYWKGVVSHTPDGGARRVDLPAFVAALEAAREDGTLRSMVKPTVRAHLAVADQDGDGVVDAGEFAAAQQALGIPEDRARDAFTALDVDGDGRLTLAEWENAVWDFYTGTDPDGPGGRVLGHP from the coding sequence GTGAGCGATGTGCTGCGAGAGAAGTACGAACACCGGTTCCGCCAGCTCGACGTGGACGGCGACGGTTTCGTCAGCCAGGACGACGTCCGGGGCCGGGCCCGGCAGCTGGCCGACGCGCTCGGCGTCCCGCCGCACGATCCGCTGACCAGGGCCGCCGAGGACGCGGCCGACGTCTACTGGAAGGGCGTCGTCTCGCACACCCCCGACGGCGGCGCCCGCCGGGTGGACCTCCCGGCGTTCGTCGCCGCCCTGGAGGCCGCGCGGGAGGACGGGACGCTGCGCTCGATGGTGAAGCCGACGGTCCGCGCCCACCTGGCCGTCGCCGACCAGGACGGCGACGGCGTCGTCGACGCCGGCGAGTTCGCCGCCGCCCAGCAGGCGCTGGGCATCCCCGAGGACCGGGCGCGGGACGCGTTCACCGCGCTGGACGTGGACGGCGACGGCCGGCTGACCCTGGCCGAGTGGGAGAACGCCGTCTGGGACTTCTACACGGGGACCGACCCGGACGGCCCCGGCGGGCGGGTCCTCGGGCACCCCTGA
- a CDS encoding TetR/AcrR family transcriptional regulator gives MATERRTLIADAALDVLADEGMRGLTHRAVDRAADLPPGTTSAYFRTRRSLLDALVRRLVEIDQTELRTLGAAFPVPRDADELTSGLAAFTELRLTGPGRRRTLARYACAVESVRDPALREVLAPRENPARTAVRDFLAARGVPDPEERTVTLLACVDGLVFDRLVAGGAVPREHVRGLVEAALRGPDGG, from the coding sequence GTGGCCACCGAACGACGCACCCTCATCGCCGACGCCGCCCTCGACGTCCTGGCCGACGAGGGCATGCGCGGGCTCACCCACCGCGCCGTCGACCGGGCGGCGGACCTGCCGCCCGGCACCACCTCCGCGTACTTCCGCACCCGCCGGTCCCTGCTCGACGCCCTGGTCCGGCGGCTGGTCGAGATCGACCAGACCGAGCTGCGGACGCTCGGCGCGGCCTTCCCGGTACCCCGGGACGCCGACGAACTGACCTCCGGCCTGGCCGCGTTCACCGAACTCCGCCTCACCGGCCCCGGCCGCCGGCGCACCCTGGCCCGCTACGCCTGCGCCGTCGAGAGCGTGCGCGACCCCGCGCTGCGGGAAGTCCTCGCGCCACGGGAGAACCCGGCCCGGACCGCCGTCCGGGACTTCCTCGCGGCCCGCGGCGTCCCGGACCCCGAGGAACGCACCGTCACCCTGCTCGCCTGCGTCGACGGCCTGGTCTTCGACCGCCTGGTGGCGGGCGGCGCGGTGCCGCGCGAGCACGTCAGGGGCCTGGTGGAGGCCGCGCTGCGCGGGCCCGACGGAGGCTGA